A part of Anser cygnoides isolate HZ-2024a breed goose chromosome 15, Taihu_goose_T2T_genome, whole genome shotgun sequence genomic DNA contains:
- the CDIP1 gene encoding cell death-inducing p53-target protein 1 isoform X2, whose product MSNDPPPPYPGGPSAPLIEEKHGPPPATDGVSPAVGQPQGVPIPPPEFGPPPYEPPQPGFVPPHMPTDSSGPYVPPGYYPPPGPHPPMGYYPAPGHYPSPGGHTATVLVPSGAATTVTVLQGEIFQGAPVQTVCPHCQQAITTKISYEIGLMSFLLGFFCCFVGCDLCCCLIPCLFDDFKDVTHTCPNCKAYIYTYKRMC is encoded by the exons ATGTCCAACGACCCTCCGCCACCCTACCCGGGCGGCCCCTCAGCACCGCTGATAGAGGAGAAGCACGGCCCACCCCCTGCCACAG ATGGCGTCTCCCCAGCCGTGGGACAGCCCCAGGGGGTTCCCATCCCCCCTCCTGAATTTGGGCCCCCTCCCTATGAGCCTCCGCAGCCGGGGTTCGTGCCCCCGCACATGCCCACCGACAGCTCCGGGCCCTACGTGCCGCCTG GTTACTACCCACCGCCAGGCCCTCACCCTCCCATGGGCTACTACCCTGCTCCGGGCCACTACCCATCGCCTGGCGGCCACACGGCAACGGTGCTCGTCCCTTCGGGGGCTGCCACCACAGTGACCGTGCTGCAGGGAGAGATCTTCCAGGGCGCCCCCGTGCAGACGGTGTGTCCCCACTGCCAGCAAGCCATCACCACCAAGATCTCCTATGAGATCGGGCTCATGAGCTTCCTTCTTGGCTTCTTCTGCTGCTTCGTGGG GTGtgacctctgctgctgcctcatcCCCTGCCTGTTCGATGACTTCAAGGATGTGACCCACACGTGTCCCAACTGCAAGGCCTATATCTACACGTACAAGCGCATGTGCTAA
- the CDIP1 gene encoding cell death-inducing p53-target protein 1 isoform X1: MSNDPPPPYPGGPSAPLIEEKHGPPPATDGVSPAVGQPQGVPIPPPEFGPPPYEPPQPGFVPPHMPTDSSGPYVPPAGYYPPPGPHPPMGYYPAPGHYPSPGGHTATVLVPSGAATTVTVLQGEIFQGAPVQTVCPHCQQAITTKISYEIGLMSFLLGFFCCFVGCDLCCCLIPCLFDDFKDVTHTCPNCKAYIYTYKRMC; the protein is encoded by the exons ATGTCCAACGACCCTCCGCCACCCTACCCGGGCGGCCCCTCAGCACCGCTGATAGAGGAGAAGCACGGCCCACCCCCTGCCACAG ATGGCGTCTCCCCAGCCGTGGGACAGCCCCAGGGGGTTCCCATCCCCCCTCCTGAATTTGGGCCCCCTCCCTATGAGCCTCCGCAGCCGGGGTTCGTGCCCCCGCACATGCCCACCGACAGCTCCGGGCCCTACGTGCCGCCTG CAGGTTACTACCCACCGCCAGGCCCTCACCCTCCCATGGGCTACTACCCTGCTCCGGGCCACTACCCATCGCCTGGCGGCCACACGGCAACGGTGCTCGTCCCTTCGGGGGCTGCCACCACAGTGACCGTGCTGCAGGGAGAGATCTTCCAGGGCGCCCCCGTGCAGACGGTGTGTCCCCACTGCCAGCAAGCCATCACCACCAAGATCTCCTATGAGATCGGGCTCATGAGCTTCCTTCTTGGCTTCTTCTGCTGCTTCGTGGG GTGtgacctctgctgctgcctcatcCCCTGCCTGTTCGATGACTTCAAGGATGTGACCCACACGTGTCCCAACTGCAAGGCCTATATCTACACGTACAAGCGCATGTGCTAA
- the HMOX2 gene encoding heme oxygenase 2 isoform X1 — MPGGRAGSRVSAAGQRENGGGGGRVPNPQHRPAMPSLVESSEGGDEGESLRYEEMEDDNVSPTDLSELLKDGTKESHDRAENTQFVKDFLKGRIKKELFKLATVALYFTYSALEEEMDRNKDNPVFAPLYFPLELHRKEALIKDMKYFYGEDWKEKIQCSEATQHYVDRIHHVGQHEPELLVAHAYTRYMGDLSGGQVLKKVAQRALKLPSTDEGIQFYVFENISNAQQFKQLYRARLNALDLDKSCKERIVEEANRAFRFNMQVFDELDKIGKSLTEEAQEGGLPVHDGKGDLRKCPYYADKLGKAAPGCPYHAAVALAKQPLVQLILAACVAVAAGAAAWYLM, encoded by the exons ATgccgggcggccgggccgggagtCGCGTCAGCGCCGCGGGGCAGCGCGAgaacggcggcggcggcgggcg AGTGCCTAATCCCCAACACAGACCAGCAATGCCGTCCCTTGTGGAGAGCTCGGAAGGGGGAGACGAAGGGGAAAGCTTACGCTATGAGGAAATGGAAGATGACAACGTCAG CCCCACTGACCTTTCAGAGTTGCTGAAGGATGGGACTAAGGAATCCCACGACCGTGCGGAGAACACTCAGTTTGTCAAAGACTTCCTGAAAGGACGGATCAAGAAGGAGCTCTTCAAG CTGGCTACTGTGGCACTTTACTTCACATACTCTGCTCTGGAAGAGGAAATGGATCGCAATAAGGACAACCCAGTCTTTGCTCCTCTGTATTTCCCTCTAGAGCTTCACCGGAAAGAGGCATTGATCAAagacatgaaatatttctatgGAGAAGACTGGAAAGAGAAGATACAGTGCTCAGAGGCAACGCAGCACTATGTGGACAGAATCCACCATGTCGGGCAGCATGAGCCTGAGCTGCTAGTGGCTCATGCTTACACGCGCTACATGGGGGACCTCTCAGGTGGCCAGGTGCTGAAGAAGGTGGCCCAGAGGGCCCTGAAGTTGCCCAGTACTGATGAAGGGATCCAATTCTACgtgtttgaaaacatttccaatgCGCAGCAGTTCAAGCAGTTGTACAGAGCAAGGCTGAATGCACTGGACTTGGACAAGAGCTGTAAGGAGCGGATCGTGGAAGAGGCCAACAGAGCCTTCAGATTTAACATGCAG GTATTTGATGAGCTGGACAAGATCGGCAAGTCGCTGACAGAAGAAGCCCAAGAAGGAGGCCTTCCAGTCCATGATGGAAAAGGAGACCTACGCAAATGCCCTTACTATGCAGACAAACTAG GCAAGGCAGCGCCCGGCTGTCCCTACCACGCTGCCGTGGCCTTGGCAAAGCAGCCCCTGGTGCAGCTGATCCTCGCGGCTTGCGTTGctgtggcagcaggagctgcagcgtgGTACCTGATGTGA
- the HMOX2 gene encoding heme oxygenase 2 isoform X2 yields MNSLRVPNPQHRPAMPSLVESSEGGDEGESLRYEEMEDDNVSPTDLSELLKDGTKESHDRAENTQFVKDFLKGRIKKELFKLATVALYFTYSALEEEMDRNKDNPVFAPLYFPLELHRKEALIKDMKYFYGEDWKEKIQCSEATQHYVDRIHHVGQHEPELLVAHAYTRYMGDLSGGQVLKKVAQRALKLPSTDEGIQFYVFENISNAQQFKQLYRARLNALDLDKSCKERIVEEANRAFRFNMQVFDELDKIGKSLTEEAQEGGLPVHDGKGDLRKCPYYADKLGKAAPGCPYHAAVALAKQPLVQLILAACVAVAAGAAAWYLM; encoded by the exons ATGAACTCGCtgag AGTGCCTAATCCCCAACACAGACCAGCAATGCCGTCCCTTGTGGAGAGCTCGGAAGGGGGAGACGAAGGGGAAAGCTTACGCTATGAGGAAATGGAAGATGACAACGTCAG CCCCACTGACCTTTCAGAGTTGCTGAAGGATGGGACTAAGGAATCCCACGACCGTGCGGAGAACACTCAGTTTGTCAAAGACTTCCTGAAAGGACGGATCAAGAAGGAGCTCTTCAAG CTGGCTACTGTGGCACTTTACTTCACATACTCTGCTCTGGAAGAGGAAATGGATCGCAATAAGGACAACCCAGTCTTTGCTCCTCTGTATTTCCCTCTAGAGCTTCACCGGAAAGAGGCATTGATCAAagacatgaaatatttctatgGAGAAGACTGGAAAGAGAAGATACAGTGCTCAGAGGCAACGCAGCACTATGTGGACAGAATCCACCATGTCGGGCAGCATGAGCCTGAGCTGCTAGTGGCTCATGCTTACACGCGCTACATGGGGGACCTCTCAGGTGGCCAGGTGCTGAAGAAGGTGGCCCAGAGGGCCCTGAAGTTGCCCAGTACTGATGAAGGGATCCAATTCTACgtgtttgaaaacatttccaatgCGCAGCAGTTCAAGCAGTTGTACAGAGCAAGGCTGAATGCACTGGACTTGGACAAGAGCTGTAAGGAGCGGATCGTGGAAGAGGCCAACAGAGCCTTCAGATTTAACATGCAG GTATTTGATGAGCTGGACAAGATCGGCAAGTCGCTGACAGAAGAAGCCCAAGAAGGAGGCCTTCCAGTCCATGATGGAAAAGGAGACCTACGCAAATGCCCTTACTATGCAGACAAACTAG GCAAGGCAGCGCCCGGCTGTCCCTACCACGCTGCCGTGGCCTTGGCAAAGCAGCCCCTGGTGCAGCTGATCCTCGCGGCTTGCGTTGctgtggcagcaggagctgcagcgtgGTACCTGATGTGA
- the HMOX2 gene encoding heme oxygenase 2 isoform X3: MPSLVESSEGGDEGESLRYEEMEDDNVSPTDLSELLKDGTKESHDRAENTQFVKDFLKGRIKKELFKLATVALYFTYSALEEEMDRNKDNPVFAPLYFPLELHRKEALIKDMKYFYGEDWKEKIQCSEATQHYVDRIHHVGQHEPELLVAHAYTRYMGDLSGGQVLKKVAQRALKLPSTDEGIQFYVFENISNAQQFKQLYRARLNALDLDKSCKERIVEEANRAFRFNMQVFDELDKIGKSLTEEAQEGGLPVHDGKGDLRKCPYYADKLGKAAPGCPYHAAVALAKQPLVQLILAACVAVAAGAAAWYLM; the protein is encoded by the exons ATGCCGTCCCTTGTGGAGAGCTCGGAAGGGGGAGACGAAGGGGAAAGCTTACGCTATGAGGAAATGGAAGATGACAACGTCAG CCCCACTGACCTTTCAGAGTTGCTGAAGGATGGGACTAAGGAATCCCACGACCGTGCGGAGAACACTCAGTTTGTCAAAGACTTCCTGAAAGGACGGATCAAGAAGGAGCTCTTCAAG CTGGCTACTGTGGCACTTTACTTCACATACTCTGCTCTGGAAGAGGAAATGGATCGCAATAAGGACAACCCAGTCTTTGCTCCTCTGTATTTCCCTCTAGAGCTTCACCGGAAAGAGGCATTGATCAAagacatgaaatatttctatgGAGAAGACTGGAAAGAGAAGATACAGTGCTCAGAGGCAACGCAGCACTATGTGGACAGAATCCACCATGTCGGGCAGCATGAGCCTGAGCTGCTAGTGGCTCATGCTTACACGCGCTACATGGGGGACCTCTCAGGTGGCCAGGTGCTGAAGAAGGTGGCCCAGAGGGCCCTGAAGTTGCCCAGTACTGATGAAGGGATCCAATTCTACgtgtttgaaaacatttccaatgCGCAGCAGTTCAAGCAGTTGTACAGAGCAAGGCTGAATGCACTGGACTTGGACAAGAGCTGTAAGGAGCGGATCGTGGAAGAGGCCAACAGAGCCTTCAGATTTAACATGCAG GTATTTGATGAGCTGGACAAGATCGGCAAGTCGCTGACAGAAGAAGCCCAAGAAGGAGGCCTTCCAGTCCATGATGGAAAAGGAGACCTACGCAAATGCCCTTACTATGCAGACAAACTAG GCAAGGCAGCGCCCGGCTGTCCCTACCACGCTGCCGTGGCCTTGGCAAAGCAGCCCCTGGTGCAGCTGATCCTCGCGGCTTGCGTTGctgtggcagcaggagctgcagcgtgGTACCTGATGTGA
- the LOC106033411 gene encoding zinc finger protein 436-like, with product MISHADREEELRASRLRAVEGKAAPNGSRPAEEGISSKKEEDPHQGIPGPGKPKGLLSGLSKEKSSQSIAHDQVPPHRSERVQRPPLGRSQSRVMLRGKSFRRLPDMIQQRNPAAGRLTICGDCGKSFRVSSNLVQHRRIHTGEKPFTCSDCGESFRQRSHLIQHQRIHTGERPYECTECGKSFSMSSKLIRHQITHTGEKPYKCAECGKSFSGNSQLVQHQRVHTGEKPYKCSDCGKSFSVSSALTRHQRVHTGEKPYECAECGKSFSQSSELMKHQRVHTGEKPYECSECGKSFTVSSALIQHRRFHQGERPYGCTECGKSFTVSSHLIQHRRFHTGERPFECTECGKSFLWRSALLRHHRVHTGERPYACADCGDSFRQSAHLIQHRRTHTGERPYACADCGKGFTVSSALLRHQQIHRAGEPQEG from the exons ATGATCTCCCACGCGGACCGGGAGGAAGAGCTGCGGGCCTCCCGCCTGCGCGCGGTCGAAGGGAAGGCAGCTCCGAATGGCAGCCGTCCAG CTGAGGAAGGGATTTCGAGCAAGAAAGAGGAGGATCCCCACCAGGGCATTCCTGGGCCAGGGAAGCCCAAGGGCTTACTGTCAGGACTATCCAAGGAGAAGAGTTCCCAGAGTATTGCACATGACCAAGTTCCCCCCCACAGGTCAGAAAGGGTTCAAAGACCTCCCCTGGGGAGGAGTCAAAGTCGAGTGATGCTGCGTGGAAAAAGTTTCAGGAGGCTGCCTGATATGATCCAGCAGAGAAATCCTGCTGCGGGGAGACTGACGATATGTGGGGACTGCGGGAAGAGTTTCCGGGTGAGCTCCAACCTCGTCCAGCATCGGAGAATCCACACTGGAGAGAAACCCTTCACCTGCTCCGACTGCGGGGAGAGCTTCCGGCAGCGATCGCACCTCATCCAGCACCAGAGGATCCACACCGGGGAGAGGCCCTACGAGTGCACCGAGTGCGGGAAGAGCTTCAGCATGAGCTCCAAGCTGATCCGGCACCAGATAACCCACACCGGGGAGAAGCCCTACAAGTGTGCCGAGTGCGGGAAGAGCTTCTCTGGGAACTCGCAGCTCGTCCAGCACCAGCGAGTGCACACCGGGGAGAAACCCTACAAGTGCAGTGACTGCGGGAAGAGCTTCAGCGTGAGCTCAGCCCTGACGCGACACCAGCGGGTCCACACTGGGGAGAAACCCTACGAGTGTGCAGAGTGCGGGAAGAGCTTCAGCCAGAGCTCCGAGCTGATGAAGCACCAGCGGGTCCACACTGGGGAGAAGCCCTACGAGTGCTCCGAGTGCGGGAAGAGCTTCACGGTGAGTTCTGCCCTCATCCAGCACCGGCGGTTCCACCAGGGCGAGCGCCCCTACGGGTGCACCGAGTGCGGGAAGAGCTTCACGGTGAGCTCCCACCTCATCCAGCACCGCCGCTTCCACACTGGGGAGCGCCCCTTCGAGTGCACCGAGTGCGGGAAGAGCTTCCTGTGGAGATCAGCCCTGCTCCGCCACCACAGGGTCCACACAGGAGAGAGGCCCTATGCCTGCGCGGACTGCGGGGACAGCTTTCGGCAGAGTGCCCACCTCATCCAGCACCGGCGCACCCACACCGGGGAGCGGCCCTATGCCTGTGCTGACTGCGGGAAGGGCTTCACCGTGAGCTCTGCGCTCCTCCGGCACCAGCAGATCCACAGGGCCGGGGAGCCCCAGGAGGGGTGA